cagTCACATTCTCTCATTGTAtaaaaaaagttgacattttgtcTAGTTCTTGTAAACCCATCTTGGGAGTTGGGTGTCTTATGACGCCCGTATTAAACATACAAGCAAGCGCAGCCTCGACAGACACATTACATTCATACAAGAAGACATTCCAACTAACCTTGTGGGTATTCTGAGCTCCCGTAGTCTGGAGGCATGGTTTGTGGGCTTATCATTGGGCTAGCACTGTTCATATTGGGAAGAGGAGTCGAAGTCGCTGAGGAAGCAATGGTAATTTCCCGATTTGTGCCAGGCTGGTTGTGACGGCTGTCGGACAAAGACTGGCCCAGAGTATAACTGAATCGGCTGGTTGACACGAGTTGAGAATGCCGATCCATCAAGCTGCCATTGATAGGTTTACCACCCTCGGCTCTCTGATTGGCTTCGGCCGGGGGAGCGGTGGGAGAATGTAATCTCGATCGAGGAGTAGGACGAGGGGCGGGACGAGGAGGTAATGCTGGAGCAGTGACAGGAGCTGAACTGAGGTTTTTGTCCAGGGAGACATTCCCGATGTACAGGGGTAACGTCAACAGGACATTCGGAGACTTCAGGCTGACCTGGTAACACAAAgataacacacataaaaaatcCTCAATGGCCAGAATTTATGTTGTCTATATGCTAATTTGCTATCAAGCCTTTTTCAAAACCACTGCATTtctaaaatgtacaagaaaCTACTATAGAGAAACTATCTTATTGCTCACATTGAATGAACTCATGACTAAAGAAACCAAAATTTCAGATGGAATTTTATATGATCCCATTGCTTTGTCTTGGGTTATATCAATTTGTGCTATAAATAAGCTTCCTGTTATGTAAGGGAGTACCgagccattattcacaatccttatgtgaaacttttctgtgcattataacacatgaaaacgagttaatatgagctagtttacaatgcacatcattgggataccactattttgactatgaaaccctctaaaaaaacaaaccctctaacaacattgcataGTTTGATATTCATCATAaaaattttgatgatttaaaactaAAACATTTTTCCTCGGTGCATTGATACTTATGCTAAGAGTTcacagttggtgccagttcacaccaatgcaatttgctgtggcgcccagtgtcaccaataaggtgcctagtggcatgcagtggctcaaactgccactcgtagtggcccgtaacggcggcaagaacatttcaaaatgtttaaaatctacgtcacgccacttgcatcaagcaatcgtcacgaagtgtccaccaagtggaaccaaatgtggcagacaatccgcctattggaatccgcTGGAATATATTGGCgtgagccaagttgcggcaatgatgctaggagtctacTGGGCTGGTGCCAATTGgagccagttcgcgccaaagattatgtgactGGCGCATAGTGGattgctgtggcgccgaatgACGGCAACATGCCAAgcgaacattattattattatatttatttattactgattgattgatttcctttattcttgatttgtttatttatttttcatcgtattttgagcagaaaaatgaaaaattaagatatttgagaacagtggaatgttttatcagagcttttattgtaaaaaatcggaaccaaatatttttctgtttttaataaatgcgtttttggttttttttggaaaacctgatgcggcccaaacTTGCTCAGacactagctccagtggcccccaggtaaactgagtttgagacccctgctctacttgTACCGATATCGGTATACCAATACTTGTATTGGTACGTATAATGATTAGTTTTCTTACTTTAACATAGTAATTTATCTTTATCAGGTCGCAGCCCCCAAGGGAGgattgaggaagaggaggaacaaTGATCTGCTCCTTCCACTCCATCTCCCTGCCAGCCTTAACTCGACCACCCTCCACCTCGGCTATGGTCCTCTCGTCATGGATGGGTCTCTTTGTCTCGTAGGTCaccctctggaaaaaaaaaaaaaggattcagTAAGTGACTATATAGTATCTCACCAGGTATCCCCATATGTTTACTGTatgaaatacatacagtatgtaccttTACTTTCTTCTTGATGTAATTAAGCACGTGGGTAAGAGCTTCCCATTTGATAATTGCCGCATGGATGATTAATTATGTTTTAACGTGAAGGAAAAATAACTATACTTAAGTGAAATTTTACCTGCATTAGGCTAGCATTGATGTTGCCTGTACTCTTGTCAGACCTGTTCTGGACGGTGGCAGACAGGTGTATAATCTGCCCAGGTATATAACCCTTCATTTCAGTTTGGGCTTTCAGGAACACCGTGCCGGTTTTTAATAGCATGTAGGTGAACTCCTGGGTCACTGAAGATGAGCAGGCTCCCTGCAGAGAAATGGACATATATAAAACCATTAAATACCGACCATACTAAACATAAAAGGTACATTTATTACAggtaataaaacggcaaataataaaaacttaagaaaccacatatagttggtgggtagacaaattatttttttcagattaaaatgaacaaagcattattagagccctgtagacatgacaaaacacgactatagtcacatttatactctttttatttacaacatattgcgcaactgcagggttttgagacacatgctaactcgcaaactagagagctagcgacctaaacggtagccttccagttatttcctttaaacttaaatagccaaaaacttaccacttccacacggagagggaggataactattaacagttatttgacctttaacatgaacattaatcaaacttaatcatttttttctgggtacatgagtCCATATCAAACacaaaggcgggggcctcaaaccagtgtcctgcgggccacatttggcccgcgggccacatgtttgagacccctgatttaaacacTAGTGCACACGGAAGTGAAGGCAAGTGGTTGAAATGTCTCGTCCAAATGCGTACATCTCCAGTAAAatggaaaacaatgaaaaatatacttaaTGCCTCACCCATATATCCGGAATTTTGTTCAGGTTGAGGGGGTCCAGCAGGTAGAACGCTTTCTCTGTGCTGTAATCTTTGGTGAAGCGTGGCGTGTCAATGAAAGCTCTCACTCTGTACCCAATCCGACCATAGTTGCCCTCAAAAGATGTTGGAGCAGTGCCTGAAAGTTGGAAAGgtatactgatttttttttttttattactgtataatTCACAATATCAGTAAATAAACATTCAGAtatacagaaaaataacattgtaaaatttgcactgttggatgATAAGGGGGTTGTAAACAGAGCTTCAaactgcaaaaagaagaaatcatATTTGATGCActtttaagctgaaaaaacaTGCCTTTTATAATGGAGCATGGATAGCATGGATCTCTCCCATTGAAATCGTTTTAACAATGCACACAATTCAATTGCGAAAATTGATGTGAAAATTGTATAATtgtagttcatattgttgtatttgtaaaaaaaaaatgttgtggaatagatgtttagacattttggcttgAGTTAATGAGTTCATGTTTGAAATCATTCAATCTAGTCGCTCCCATACAAAGAGGCCATTGAGTGGGTTTCCCCGAGTGGGGTACAATGATTGCATTGTAGGCAAAAGCCACAATACGTAGGTTTCATGAATACCCCTCAGGTACTACTGTGTCTATCTAAATACTTGGAATACCTGGAATGCGAAACTGGAAGGCAAAGGTATGATTTCCTTGTTTCAGTGTTCCTGTGGAGGACAGAGTTAGgtcagaaaaataaacataatcacAATTTATAGTCATTGAGGGGGGTTGTAAAAGTAGATGTtttcataaaaacataacaatgaACATAAAAGTGAAAGAACAGAAAGTTACCTTTGTCTGCAACAGAGATTGTGTTGTTGAAGTACTGTTCTTCAACTGTCCACGATGTGTCATTGACTTTATTGGTGAGGCCACAGAAGCCATGACAGTTCACCTTAACCgctgcaaagcaaaaaaaaaacatctgcactCAATCGTTTTCTAAAGAATATGTCAAAGTagtgtggattatgtagacCCCGTCTTGGAGAAACCCCGTCTTGAAGCTATAAACCACTGAAGCTGCCGTATAGTGATATGGAGGGTACCAGCTGCGGTCCTGCTCCAGAACTTGCAGCACTTCTAACCAGCAGTATTGGATCCAGCATGCAGAGAGGACATCTAACTccgaaaaaaagtgtaaaacccGCCATGTCCATGTCtcccgtggtggcacagaaccaggAAGTTCAACACAACCAACGCCATCGCACATCCAAAGCAGCACCACAAAAAACATCACTTGATCAACATTCCACACTactaaataattcataaaagtacagaaatggttttatttcatttgaacatgcatcagattacaattgaatgcatcacatcatcagttcccacttccacatgtccaaaaggagtaggaagaagcaaagcttattaaatcctacccctccatctggtacttttacaatcagtaactgttacatttgttcacttcctgctttcataatatagtttaactttttttttaactttattttataaatttttatttagtgGAACCTCgatgaatgaaaatgacaaatgaacagTCAAGGTTACATAAAGTTTATTACTTTTGATACAGTGTATTCACATTAGTATgctattacatttacattaaaaataataatgttaccggcggcacggcggtctggtggttagtgcgcagacctcacagctaggagaccagggttcggtccccgccctcggccatctctgtgtggagtttgcatgttctccctgtgcatgcgtgggttttctccgggtactccgggtaggttaattggccactccaaattgtccataggtatgaatgcgagtgtgaatggttgtttgtctatatgtgccctgtgattggctggcgaccagtccagggtgtaccccgcctctcgcccgaagacagctgggataggctccagcaccccccgcgaccctcgtgaggaaaaaagcggtagaaaatgaatgaatgaatgaatgaataataatgttacC
This DNA window, taken from Doryrhamphus excisus isolate RoL2022-K1 chromosome 4, RoL_Dexc_1.0, whole genome shotgun sequence, encodes the following:
- the arrdc1a gene encoding arrestin domain-containing protein 1a, which encodes MGKIEAFDIRFDKSKEVFIPGETISGTVTVTVGQKIPCKAVKVNCHGFCGLTNKVNDTSWTVEEQYFNNTISVADKGTLKQGNHTFAFQFRIPGTAPTSFEGNYGRIGYRVRAFIDTPRFTKDYSTEKAFYLLDPLNLNKIPDIWGACSSSVTQEFTYMLLKTGTVFLKAQTEMKGYIPGQIIHLSATVQNRSDKSTGNINASLMQRVTYETKRPIHDERTIAEVEGGRVKAGREMEWKEQIIVPPLPQSSLGGCDLIKINYYVKVSLKSPNVLLTLPLYIGNVSLDKNLSSAPVTAPALPPRPAPRPTPRSRLHSPTAPPAEANQRAEGGKPINGSLMDRHSQLVSTSRFSYTLGQSLSDSRHNQPGTNREITIASSATSTPLPNMNSASPMISPQTMPPDYGSSEYPQEAPPSYDESMNT